One Halovivax ruber XH-70 genomic region harbors:
- a CDS encoding phytoene/squalene synthase family protein gives MIDADNLERSKAIQQRTGRTFHLATRLLPQRIRHATYVLYAFFRIADDVVDDPDPPPAERQLAELERIRESALGTRQTNDPVLEAFLTVRDRYDIPDQEIDEFVDAMARDVSTDRYETHDELSGYLRGSSVAVANMMLCVMDPDDSEAARPHAKALAEALQLTNFLRDVREDVYEYDRIYLPRARREGFGVSETQIANLECSPEFEALIRDELARTERRYETGVDGIAYLPEGCQFAVLLAAVLYADHHRAIRAQGCDVLSERPSLSMPRRLFLAAKTWWHWRRTDDPRTAFDAASSIPTRDGGDRPIASEHRSAAAGPNETDHPPRSTGDDSVGRPTMRRVVSRVRAAIFPGESE, from the coding sequence ATGATCGACGCCGACAACCTAGAGCGAAGCAAGGCCATCCAGCAACGGACCGGACGGACGTTCCACCTCGCGACGCGCCTGCTCCCCCAGCGGATCAGGCACGCGACGTACGTCCTGTACGCGTTCTTCCGCATCGCGGACGACGTGGTGGACGATCCGGATCCACCGCCAGCCGAGCGACAGCTCGCCGAACTCGAGCGAATTCGCGAGAGTGCACTCGGTACGCGCCAGACGAACGATCCCGTCCTGGAAGCGTTCCTGACGGTCCGTGACCGGTACGACATTCCCGACCAGGAGATCGACGAGTTCGTCGACGCGATGGCGCGTGACGTCTCGACGGACCGGTACGAGACTCACGACGAACTGTCGGGCTACCTCAGGGGGTCGTCCGTCGCCGTGGCGAACATGATGCTGTGCGTGATGGATCCGGACGACAGCGAGGCGGCCCGCCCACACGCGAAAGCACTCGCCGAGGCCCTGCAGTTGACCAACTTTCTCCGGGACGTTCGCGAGGACGTCTACGAGTACGATCGGATCTACCTCCCGCGTGCGCGCCGCGAGGGATTCGGGGTCAGCGAGACACAGATTGCCAACCTGGAGTGTTCTCCAGAGTTCGAGGCGTTGATACGGGACGAACTGGCGCGAACGGAACGGCGATACGAGACCGGCGTCGACGGGATCGCCTACCTCCCGGAGGGGTGCCAGTTCGCCGTGTTACTGGCAGCCGTGCTCTACGCGGATCACCATCGAGCGATCCGTGCGCAGGGGTGTGACGTCCTCTCCGAACGGCCCTCACTCAGCATGCCGCGACGGCTGTTCCTCGCCGCGAAGACCTGGTGGCACTGGCGACGAACCGACGACCCTCGCACCGCGTTCGACGCGGCGAGTTCGATACCAACCCGTGACGGGGGAGACCGGCCGATAGCATCCGAACACCGCTCCGCGGCTGCTGGTCCGAACGAAACCGACCACCCACCCCGGTCCACCGGCGACGATTCCGTGGGTCGACCGACAATGCGACGGGTCGTTTCGCGTGTGCGCGCAGCAATTTTCCCGGGGGAGTCCGAATGA